In the genome of Synergistaceae bacterium, the window GGATTGCAGATCAAGGTGGATGGGTGTACGAACAACGTGAACAACCTTTACGTGGCGGGAGAGGCGGTAGGCGGCATACATGGGAAAAATCGCCTGATGGGTAACTCGCTTCTCGATATCATCGTATTCGGCCGAAACGCCGGCCACCACGCGTCCGACGCCGGTAAAAGCATTGCTCCCGCGCGTAAATTGACGTTGACCCATGTGAACCGCTACGCGAAGGAACTGGAGAGCGCCGGCATCGAGAGCGATGTTGTTTCGCCGAAATTATTGCCCAATTACACTCATAAAAGAAGATGAGGGTCTGAGCTTAATTAGGATTTAATTAGGATTTAGAAGATTTGCCTTCTGAATCTGATGTATCGACAGTGAGCCTAACGTGTTGATGATTTTTCCTGAAGAGACTGATATCGAAGCCTGAGATCTACTCATCAAGATTCGCTCATCAACACGTTAGTTTCGCCACCTGGTAATCCGCGACGATCAGAAAGCCTTCATACATTCTATTTAAGAACGCCTCTAAATTAGTAGTGATCCTCACAAGATCTCTCTAATTTGGGATTTTCATCTCCTAGTTACCGCTCCTAGTTACCGCCTATGTTGGGCGCACCAATAACACGCCCCCACCGCTTTCCGGTGGGGGCGCGATAATCGTTCTGTAGTTCAGGAGAACTGGTTACGGAACGATGTGTTCGATACCGAAGCGATCGGCGTAATCGTCCAGACGCAACCACGTGGCAGGATCGAGCCAGATTCCTTCTTGTATGGATTTCTGACGGCGCTCGAATTCTTTTTCTCCGTGAATATAAATGCGCTCCTGCCCTTCGGCCTTCGGGCTGTTTTTGATGCGGTCGACAATACCTGCTACGTGAGCCTGGAGCTGCTTGGGATCGCCGAAGAGATCCATACGCGTCGCCTGGAAGTAATGGCAGATATCACAATTCTGTTGGTAAGTGTTGTAGGTGGGGACCCCCATGGAGAGACCAGCTGTCAGCAACTCAACCAACATCCCCAATCCATAGCCCTTATGTCCGCCCAAGGTCTCCGTTGCCCCTCCCAGATAAAGCTGCCCCCCGTAGGGGCTTTTGTCGAAGCGATTGATCTCCGCGACCCCCACGGCGTCGGTCGTGTCCTTGCCGTTCTCGTCCACGGCCCAGCCTATGGGCATGACTCCACTGCGGCGCGCGGCCACCTCGATTTTGCCCAAAGCCACGGTGGTCGTCGCCATGTCCAGCATGAAATGCGGCTTACGCCCGGTGGGAATCGCGACGGCGATGGGATTGGTGCCTAAAAGCCTCTCGCGCCCAAACAGCGGAATGCCAGCGCGCAACGTGTTGGTGAAGGCCCAGCCAATGAGCCCTCGGTCGGCCATCTGCTCCGCCCAGTATCCGGCCATGCCAAAGTGACAGGACATTCGCACGGCGGTCATACAGGTTCCGTTGGCTTCCGCCTTTTCGATAGTTTTATCCACAGCCAGCTTGGAAGTGGGGAACCCTGGCGCGCTGTTACCCTGTACAATCAAGGAGATGGGGGTCTCATGGACGATCTCTGCTGTCGCCTCCGGATGGTTTTGCCCGCCATTAACCTCCTCGAAATACATTTTGATGCGCGCCACCCCGTGGGACGCGTGCCCGCGCGCGTCCGCCTCCACCAATACCTTCGCCGTGATCTCAGCCGACGCGCGTGGATATTTCATACCCTTTTCCAACATGTTCGCCATGTAGCCATAAAGTTTGTCGTAACTTATCGTCGTGCGTTCCACCACTCAACATCTCCTTCACCAAAAGATAAAAAATCAAAAACACTAGCTTACAACTCGTACCTTTTACTAAATTTATTATACAGATAAATTGGGGTGTGTTTTATTATAACAGATGAATTTGGACATATTGCAAGTAATTCATTCCAGAATGGAATCAACTGAAGAATTCTGATCTTCGAATTCTAATTTTCCGAACGTGGCTTAAAGAGTAACGAAGTTGAAACTCTCAAGATATAAATAAAACGATATAAAATTCTATTATATTCCTATCACTACATATCTGTTTAGTCTCTCAGGCATAGGCGTGGGCTTGTTAATAGATTTTTGCATTATTATCTTAAAATATCAAAAAGTATACTTTTTGACAGCATTGCAAATTAAAATTTAAACTTGCAATTTAGAGAAAATTGTGATGTAATACTTATTAGAGGCATAGTTGTTTTACTGTTACTAGCCGTTAGCTAATGGATAGGGAGGTGACTATCAAAAAGTATACTTTTTGACAGTTGTATTTGTGAGTTGAAATATTGGCTAAGAGCTGAGATCCGTTTATCAACGCGTTAGGTCCACCACCCAAATATTTTAAGATTAGAAATTAACTTATGCCTGAAAGCAGTGTTGCAACTAAGGAGGAGCAATTCAAGTTCAAAATTCTCGATAAGGAGAGGATTTTGTTGTGAATGTTATCGTTCCAATCAAGCAAGTTCCGGAAAGCAGCAATGTAAAAATGGACCCTGAAACAGGAACCGTTATTCGTGCGGGGGTTGAAACAGTGGTCAACCCTCTGGATTTGTATGCTCTGGAAGCGTCGTTGCGACTGCGAGAGAAGTATGACGGAAAGGTTACAGCCATTTCCATGGGACCGCCTCAGGCGACACGGGCGCTGAAAGAAGCGGTAGCTATGGGTTGTGATGGCGCGGTGTTGTTATCAGACCGTAAGGTGAGCGGTTCCGACACTTGCGCTACATCTTACGCCCTGGCGCAGATGATCAGGGCTATCGGCGAATATGACGTGATCATCTCCGGAGAACGGGCCACCGACGGAGACACCGCTCAGGTGGGCCCCGGAATCGCCTCATGGCTTGGTATTCCCGTGGTTACCTACGTCTCGAAAATCGAAGAGATCCAAAATGGACGGATCTTGCTGGAGCGTTTGGTGGAGGAAGGTTATCAACAGCTTTCCACCGCTCTTCCTTGTCTCCTTACAGTGGTCAAAGAGGTGGCCACCCCCAGACTTCCCACTTTGAAGGGTAAGATCCGTTCCATGGAGTTGAATATACCCATTTACACCGCCCAGGACGTGGAGCTCAACCCCGATTACGTGGGGCTTAAGGGATCTCCGACAAAAGTTGTCAAGATAGACACCCCCAAGGTCACCCGAAACAGCAAGGTGATGACGGCCCAAGACGACATCTCCATCAAGGTTGCGGTGGACGAATTTCTTGATCTCATTGAAAAGAAAGGGCTCCTGCCATGACGAAGAAAACACGCAATGAGGTATGGACGCTGGCCGAGCAATATGACGGCAAACTCAAGGCGGTTTCTTTCGAGCTTCTCGGCCGAGGACGGTC includes:
- a CDS encoding electron transfer flavoprotein subunit beta/FixA family protein; translation: MNVIVPIKQVPESSNVKMDPETGTVIRAGVETVVNPLDLYALEASLRLREKYDGKVTAISMGPPQATRALKEAVAMGCDGAVLLSDRKVSGSDTCATSYALAQMIRAIGEYDVIISGERATDGDTAQVGPGIASWLGIPVVTYVSKIEEIQNGRILLERLVEEGYQQLSTALPCLLTVVKEVATPRLPTLKGKIRSMELNIPIYTAQDVELNPDYVGLKGSPTKVVKIDTPKVTRNSKVMTAQDDISIKVAVDEFLDLIEKKGLLP
- a CDS encoding Ldh family oxidoreductase; this translates as MERTTISYDKLYGYMANMLEKGMKYPRASAEITAKVLVEADARGHASHGVARIKMYFEEVNGGQNHPEATAEIVHETPISLIVQGNSAPGFPTSKLAVDKTIEKAEANGTCMTAVRMSCHFGMAGYWAEQMADRGLIGWAFTNTLRAGIPLFGRERLLGTNPIAVAIPTGRKPHFMLDMATTTVALGKIEVAARRSGVMPIGWAVDENGKDTTDAVGVAEINRFDKSPYGGQLYLGGATETLGGHKGYGLGMLVELLTAGLSMGVPTYNTYQQNCDICHYFQATRMDLFGDPKQLQAHVAGIVDRIKNSPKAEGQERIYIHGEKEFERRQKSIQEGIWLDPATWLRLDDYADRFGIEHIVP